Within Brachyhypopomus gauderio isolate BG-103 unplaced genomic scaffold, BGAUD_0.2 sc156, whole genome shotgun sequence, the genomic segment TTTGCTATGTATCCAAGTCATTCAAATGAGCAGTAATCCTACCACTTATCAAAACGACTAAACTTGACAGGCCATTTATTTCAAAGATCTGAGAAAGTTTTAGCTTAACAACTAAGCTCATGAATACCTGATTCAGAACAAGTTAAAGGAAATCTTTCAGTCAGGGTTTAGGCCTCAACAGCAATGCTGATCAAAATAATTCATTCATACTAGATGTGAAAACAGCAATTTCctggtttaaatcttatttAGCTTCAGAGAATCATTCCTCTGCTGAGTGAACTTGCTCGTTTTGCAGTGAAACAATtaggtggctcttaaaagagcctttgTGTTTTTGGGGCTTTTACTCCGAGCTCAGTTTAAGCACGCTCTCCGCGAATGCGACGGGCCAGCTGGATGTCTTTGGGCATGATGGTGACTCTCTTGGCGTGGATGGCGCACAAGTTAGTGTCCTCGAACAGACCAACCAGGTATGCCTCACTAGCCTCCTGCAAGGCCATGACAGCGGAGCTCTGGAAGCGGAGATCGGTCTTGAAGTCCTGAGCGATTTCTCTCACCAGGCGCTGGAAAGGCAGCTTACGGATCAGCAGCTCAGTAGATTTCTGATAACGACGAATCTCCCTCAGAGCGACAGTACCGGGCCTGTAACGATGAGGCTTCTTCACGCCGCCAGTGGCCGGCGCGCTCTTGCGAGCAGCCTTAGTGGCGAGCTGCTTCCTCGGGGCTTTGCCACCGGTGGATTTACGGGCGGTCTGCTTGGTTCGTGCCATAGTGACAGAAGTCGACTGTTCACCAACAAGGAGGAACGAGAATAGGAACCTAGTAAGGCGACGTCCTTTTTAAGCCCTAACGACGACCAGCGCTCATTGGGCGTCTTCAACACGAAGACCATCCATTGGACAATCAAGTGTGCGTCACCGCTCGACAATTGGCCCGTAGAGCGCACACATAAAAAAAACGCCTACTTTTCAGGCGGGTTCACGGCAAGACTTTGTTTGGATTTTTCTGCCCATAATGTACCATAATCAGTCTCCTTAATTCGCATACAATCtgctagagctcctagagaagcgaaaaatttcacagggcttggtagggtccatgtagcccactcccctgctgtgaagggattaacgcccattgtcttggtaatgcgatgtaagcggctcacccccagctcatacgcctgccaaagcacaagctggctcacccccaagctcatatgaccaaaacaccaaacgtgatacttcacaaaaaagttgaagttacaagcagactgtatgttaccgatactacaacaaacggcagaaaatttgtagactcgtgtttcaaaagttacaattcaatcgcacgtagagacgacagtttctctaatgagtcccgtcaaacaataaaaataaataaaaatgtttgaatcttgctctttgtatatttcatatactatactatataatatttgttgtaatcaaacactttctgtttccgcgtttgaattcgcgtttgaaaagctaagaaattatatggcgcagttagcttgatgctaatgttatataggaaatcccatatcattgctagcgaaaattagcatggtcgcgttgcatcactgcatcactgataaatgttgtgatctaaacagcaggctggaaaaggagaggaaaagacaggaaaacaaattcatgtgctctctatctatctatctatctatctatctagatagatagatagttagaagcatttgatagaagcatttgtgtttctgcttgtttgtgatctaaacagcaggcttgaatcttgctctttgtacatttcttatactatctatctatctatatttgtgttagaagcatttgatagaagcatttgtgtttctgcttgtttgatctaaacagcaggcttgaatcttgctctttgtacatttctcatactatctatctatctatctatctatctatctatctatctatctatctatctatctatctatctttgtgttagaagcatttgatagaagcatttgtgtttctgcttgtttgtgatctaaacagcaggcttgaatcttactctttgtacatttcttatactatctatctatctatatttgtgttagaagcatttgatagaagcatttgtgtttctgcttatttgtgatctgtgatctctgtgatcagagactttctgggtgaggctgctgcctcagtcttgctctgtgaattaacataataaagggtgatgtttggctttgctaattgctggcaagaaggagaagaaggaggggtgatgtcctcagaatcctgaattctcaggagctctagtgttaaaaacAGACTCTGCACATAACACTGTTATTTTATGTCTCTGGTACCATATAATCCTACATTTCTCACCTGCCAACACTGCTGGCTTTCATTAGTTGCCAGCAGCTTATGCTTACTGTCCTATATTCTGTTCATAGGAGCAACATCATGTCTGTCTTTATGCACACGTATAAATTCATATGTGCATATGCAACATTACTGAGTGATTGTGCGCATTTAAACGAAGTGTGCGAATGCTTAGACGTGAAACAGCAGCATCCAATAATGACACAAGAGCACATACTAAAATCTGCATgaatgaaaagttgcacttcatAAGTCGatgtgggtggctcttaaaagagccgttgGATTCTGAAAACAGAAGGGAAATTTACTTGGATTTAACGGTCTTCTCGGTCTTTTTGGGCAGCAAAACAGCCTGAATGTTGGGCAGCACGCCACCCTGAGCGATGGTCACTCCTCCCAACAGCTTGTTCAACTCCTCGTCGTTACGCACGGCGAGCTGCAGGTGACGAGGAATGATACGAGTCTTCTTGTTGTCGCGGGCGGCGTTGCCTGCCAACTCGAGAATCTCAGCAGTTAGATACTCCAACACGGCAGCCAAGTAGACGGGAGCACCGGCACCGACGCGCTCGGCGTAGTTACCCTTGCGCAAAAGCCTGTGTACACGGCCCACAGGAAACTGTAGTCCGGCGCGAGACGAACGAGTCTTGGCCTTGGCCCTAGCCTTACCACCGGTCTTGCCTCTGCCACTCATAATGTCAACCACAGCGCTGTAAGCAAAGATGAAATAATCACGCCTGCTCTAAGAGCGCTGGAGATATAGCTAAATAAGCTGCTCTCCTATTGGCTTAAAAAAGGCATGACGAATAACCAACCCGAAGCGGTCGACATCCAAAGCCAGCCTCCATCTCTTTACCCTGCAACACTCCATGTGGCACGTCTTTTCTTGTCCTTCGTATATGCATTTCAATATTGAATCAAGTTTTAGAAATCTTCTAAGCTATTCAGGGTACACGCATATGTATGACAAGGACAGGAGAGATTGGCAAATTAAAAAATATCATACAATAGAATATTACTGTGTACATGTCCATATGTTGAATGAGATGCAAAATGTTTTACGCGCGTTTACTCTACAAAACTCCCTCTCGTAATAACGTTTTTCTATATGTATGCACTTCAATTTAATGTAGAAATGTACTCAAGTTATTCAAGCTACGTACATGTATGacaaggagaggagagatgggcAGACTAATGTATTCATAGCATACAATAAAATCTTATTATATACAATATTTCTGTGAATAATGAAATGCAACATGTTTACTATGGATACAGTAAGAAAAACTGATTTTCGTTGGACCCTAAtagatatataaagttatatatatGTTGTTTTACCGTCATATTGATATTGTAATgttatgagtatggattgctTGAAATGCTTGTGTATTGACTTTTCATTCTCCATTTTAATAAAGTACACTTGGGCAAATAAAACATACGTATATAAAATAGAATCTTATTCTACACAGTATTTCTGTATTTAGGACGGGATGAATGTTTTAGGTTGTCATTTTTCTTCCCAATGTCCACGCACTTAATGTAGAGCAATGGATGAAACTGCACCTTAAAATCCACCAACGACACAAAATATTTAGTTTAAAGAAAAGCGCTCTTTAGAAAAAAAggtgggtggctcttaaaagagccttttGGGGAGACCAAGACATGAAAACATGCACGTTTACTTCTTCTTGGGGGCTGCTTTTTTCGCCTTTGCTGCTTTTGGCTTGGCGGTCTTGGGCTTCGCAACCTTTGCCTTCTTGGGGCTCTTGGCTGCTTTCTTCGGAGCGGCCGGCTTCTTCGCTTTCTTGGGACTCTTGGTAGCTTTGGCGGCAGCGGGCTTCTTCGCCTTCTTGGGCGACTTCTTTGCAGCGGCGGCGGGCTTCTTTGCCGCGACCTTCTTGGGCTTTTTAGCCGCGGCAGGCTTCTTAACGGGGGACTTTTTCGCCTTAGGCGCGGCTTTCTTGGCGGGCTTCTTCTTAGTTTCCGCTTGCTTGTTGATCTTAAACGAGCCAGACGCTCCGGTGCCTTTGGTCTGCACCAAAGTCCCTTTCGTCACTAGGCTCTTGATGGCGAGCTTGACGCGAGAGTTGTTCTTCTCCACGTCGTAACCGCCAGCAGCCAAAGCTTTCTTCAGCGCGGCGAGAGACACGCCGCTCCGTTCTTTGGAAGCAGAAACAGCTTTAACGATAAGCTCACCGACGCTGGGTCCCGCTTTCTTGGGTCTAGCAGCAGCTTTCTTCTTGGGCGCTTTAGCCGGCGCGGCAGCGGTTGAGACTGGAGCCACTTCTGCCATCCTTGAATTTTCTAAGAGAAACAAACACTGAACGAACTGATCTGTGAATGTGAACCTCCCTCCTCGCGACGGACTGTGGTCTTAAAATACACATGAGGACGGTGTAGACTCAACTCGCCCGACACTGCGTGCCTGTGCTTCCGTGAGTAGATGGTACTTGTGTTTTCTCACGACAAATCTCGACCTAAATATGCATCCAAACACTATTTGCAGTGCATCAAAAAACGCGAATGGCAAGAGAAGGCTCTCTCGTTTATTTGCGTGCCAGGGAAGCCCATGCAGTTTCGGGTCGTTTTTCACAACTGCCACAAAAACGCAACCTGCGACTGTCGCACCTAAGAAGACatgctgtgttttgtgtgatgtgtggggtgAAATTGACAGAAATGAAGGAGTAGGTCTAACAGCTCATAGTGTGTGCTATGAAGGAGAGTCTGAGTAAAGGCATGGAGGTGTTTTGAACGTGGCAATGGTGTGTTTATTAGTTAAAAAATCCCTTGTGTAGGTGTGACTAAAACACAAGCATGGGGTGCAGGAGGCCGTGGCCATATGTACAAATACTATGAGATAATAGTGGTGGTCTCAAGAATCAGGAAAAATTAAACTTATGAACaggtatgtttaaaaaaataagagtaAGAACTAATGGAAAAGTAAATGTTTATCTGTCAAAGGTGTAAACTTGTGGAACAGTTGTGACAAGGACATAAAAATCTGCAGTTCACTTGTCAAATTTGAAAAACATGCTTAAAAATAAGGTAATAGATACTtataataaagataaataattttatatatgtataacttGATATTGATTTTTAATAGTAATGTATGATTGTTCTGTAGATGAGCAAAgtttattattaataacataattggaaatatatatatttgattaaaAAGGGTAGTCAATATAATTTAATGCTTCAAACTGTACATTTTTCGGTTATCATTATTTTCACCATTAtaaccattattatttattaaatattattattttactttcgttttctttcttttttatgtaaatgtatgtgtacatatgtgtttatatatatatatatatatatatatatatatatatatatatatatatatatatgtttatacgtATATGTACATGTTTCTCTAAAATCCGAAATAAACTCTAAACTCTAGTCAGTTTATTCTCTTTCCAGCCTACCAGTTCTTTAAAATCCCAGTAGCATTTCCAGTGCCATACGTCTATGTATGTCAGACAAGTAGGCGTGTTTCTACTCCAAGGActctctgaactgttttctcCCAACTGGTTTTTTATGATGGTGCAAAATCCTTAAATTTATCAGAAGCCTAAATGACAGActgtatttgtctgtatgttTCCTTTTGTATTTTGTAGTGTTCTTACAATTGCTGTtgtgtttgaaaagtgctattcatatttatagtatgtattattataaatacatatatttccTAAAATTTACTAgatgtaaattacaaataattCCATATGCATTTCAAAGGCTTCAGTCAAAACACCATTAACATTAACCTGTACCTTTGATTTGGCATAACATTTTTATCATTAACCAGTGCTTCTGGTACTCTAAATTACTCCATAACCTTTCATATATGTTCCTTTTGCACAAGACCAAAACCTTTCGTCTGGTCCAAGCCCACAATAAAGTAGTTTTTCTCTTCTCCTTCACACAACAGATGCTTTAATGTACACAAGTTATCCCTCATATGATGACCCCTAATTGCACACGTCTGTTCCTTGCCAATTATATTGGGTAATATTATTGCAAACCTGTTTACAATTCTGTATTACCACTCCCAGAATGTGGACATATGTGGGCAAagaatattaattattataattatata encodes:
- the LOC143500542 gene encoding histone H3; amino-acid sequence: MARTKQTARKSTGGKAPRKQLATKAARKSAPATGGVKKPHRYRPGTVALREIRRYQKSTELLIRKLPFQRLVREIAQDFKTDLRFQSSAVMALQEASEAYLVGLFEDTNLCAIHAKRVTIMPKDIQLARRIRGERA
- the LOC143500544 gene encoding histone H2A-like, with translation MSGRGKTGGKARAKAKTRSSRAGLQFPVGRVHRLLRKGNYAERVGAGAPVYLAAVLEYLTAEILELAGNAARDNKKTRIIPRHLQLAVRNDEELNKLLGGVTIAQGGVLPNIQAVLLPKKTEKTVKSK